A single window of Eleginops maclovinus isolate JMC-PN-2008 ecotype Puerto Natales chromosome 19, JC_Emac_rtc_rv5, whole genome shotgun sequence DNA harbors:
- the reep1 gene encoding receptor expression-enhancing protein 1, protein MVSWIISRLVVLIFGTLYPAYSSYKAVKSKDVKEYVKWMMYWIIFALFTAVEVFTDMFLCWIPFYYELKIAFVVWLLSPYTKGSSVLYRKFVHPTLSSKEKDIDEYICQAKDKSYDTLVHFGRKGLNVAATAAVLAATKSQGVLSDRLRSFSMQDLSSYESDTIKTGPGTTQPAAAQPRPRSMMRSKSESCNKGQDFDMTEYEVLGLDQWDSKESLSKTISTSESESTLITPSLTPQSSPPSTPSPPPSFSAPEETEEVERGLQVASSSPQLRLMKRKAPEPPLRVLRPLTRSRSALSEQ, encoded by the exons ATGGTCTCGTGGATCATCTCTAGGCTTGTGGT ACTTATCTTCGGTACACTTTATCCTGCATACTCATCTTATAAAGCTGTGAAGTCGAAAGATGTGAAAGAATAC GTAAAATGGATGATGTACTGGATAATATTTGCCCTATTCACTGCTGTGGAAGTATTTACAGATATGTTTCTTTGCTG GATTCCTTTCTACTATGAACTGAAGATAGCCTTTGTGGTGTGGCTGCTGTCCCCTTACACTAAAGGCTCCAGTGTGCTGTACAGGAAGTTTGTTCATCCTACGCTTTCCTCAAAAGAAAAG GACATTGACGAGTATATCTGCCAAGCCAAGGACAAAAGCTATGACACACTGGTGCATTTTGGGAGAAAAGGGCTGAATGTTGCCGCCACAGCTGCTGTCCTGGCTGCAACAAAG AGCCAAGGGGTCCTGTCAGACAGATTGAGGAGCTTCAGTATGCAGGATCTGTCTTCCTATGAGTCTGACACCATTAAAACCGGCCCTGGCACTACGCAGCCTGCAGCAGCACAACCTCGACCCAGGTCCATGATGCGCAGCAAGTCGGAGAGCTGCAACAAGG GACAGGATTTTGATATGACTGAGTATGAGGTGTTGGGGTTGGACCAATGGGACTCCAAGGAGTCGCTGTCCAAGACCATTTCCACTTCTGAGTCCGAGTCCACACTCATTACGCCCTCACTGACGCCCCAGTCCTCTCCACCCTCCACAccctctccacctccctctTTTTCTGCTCCAGAGGAAACTGAAGAGGTGGAGAGAGGGCTGCAGGTAGCATCAAGCTCTCCGCAGTTGAggctgatgaagaggaaggcTCCTGAG CCTCCTCTTAGAGTCTTAAGGCCTCTCACAAGATCCAGGAGTGCTCTCTCCGAACAATGA
- the mrpl35 gene encoding 39S ribosomal protein L35, mitochondrial, with protein sequence MAAAFARRVSALLRPLSVSLCARTQQLCPLSSLIQPAPLHGSAATACRAPLRSALCLTTRCNILQRVSALIPSLTQQPTRSLTYVSLKKGKRKSVKSVTERFMRLHCDLWIRRKAGYKKKLWTKKPARQNRLREHVFCNKSQSKLLDKMTTSFWKRRNWFVDDPYLKYHDRVNLKV encoded by the exons ATGGCGGCCGCCTTTGCAAGAAGGGTGTCTG CGCTGCTGAGGccgctgtctgtctctctatgTGCCAGGACACAACAGCTCTGTCCGCTCTCCAGCCTCATCCAGCCTGCCCCTCTCCACGGCTCTGCAGCAACCGCTTGTCGCGCTCCTCTGCGGTCTGCGTTGTGCCTGACGACCCGCTGCAACATCCTTCAAAG GGTATCAGCTCTTATTCCCAGTCTGACTCAACAGCCAACCCGAAGTCTGACCTATGTCAGTCTGAAGAAGGGAAAGAGGAAGTCTGTCAAATCTGTGACAGAGAGATTCATGAGGCTGCACTGTGATCTTTGGATAAGACGCAAG GCTGGATACAAAAAGAAACTGTGGACAAAGAAACCTGCTAGGCAAAACCGCCTGAGGGAGCATGTATTCTGTAACAAATCACAAAGCAAGCTTCTGGATAAGATGACAACCTCTTTTTGGAAAAGGAGGAACTGGTTTGTTGATGATCCGTACCTGAAGTACCACGATCGGGTCAACCTCAAAGTGTAA
- the si:dkey-21a6.5 gene encoding tumor necrosis factor receptor superfamily member 9 — translation MDGRGLLPAICAACFIGMVVSQTTLAPAVMNTTFIDNVTDMTVTPVILTTTPGCFAYNTSTCEPCAPGSQYDNNTLLCACCSDPGLCLFPGACLPCNRGFYQPLAGQQQCLPCNRGFYTNFTGSPLCNPCPAGSFNNITGGDSCSSCPAGFFSSQHSSTSCSPCAQGHFCNSSGCSQCQMCPGGTEALQSAAKGCTLCRPGMHKFPHQTMCQICGSGFYQIHWGRETCDPCPENHYCPSPDVNPIKCPSDAFCPEGSLSPGYCMETFFRKEGDTCELAPVTLALLVIGGGVAVLFIILMVLRRRRDTDGELTVARAPLLRKERPQGRYYGVPCDAEPVYAGW, via the exons ATGGACGGCCGGGGACTTCTGCCTGCCATATGTGCCGCTTGTTTCATTG GCATGGTGGTGAGCCAGACCACACTAGCTCCTGCAGTGATGAACACCACTTTCATCGACAATGTGACTGATATGACAGTAACTCCCGTGATTCTCACCACGACCCCGGGCTGCTTTGCATACAACACTTCTACTTGTGAGCCTTGTGCACCAGGATCGCAGTACGACAACA ACACcctgctgtgtgcatgctgtTCTGACCCAGGGCTGTGTCTATTTCCTGGTGCTTGCCTACCATGCAACAGAGGTTTCTATCAGCCGCTAGCAGGACAGCAGCAGTGTCTGCCCTGCAACCGGGGCTTCTACACAAA TTTCACTGGAAGTCCATTATGTAATCCCTGCCCTGCTGGATCCTTCAACAATATCACTGGTGGAGACAGTTGCTCAAGTTGTCCAGCAG GTTTCTTTTCCTCCCAGCACAGCTCCACTTCATGTTCACCATGTGCACAGGGTCATTTTTGCAA TTCCTCGGGTTGTAGCCAGTGTCAGATGTGTCCTGGAGGAACAGAAGCTCTACAGTCTGCCGCAAAGGGCTGCACACTGTGTCGGCCAG GCATGCACAAGTTTCCCCATCAGACTATGTGTCAAATCTGTGGCAGTGGATTCTACCAGATCCATTGGGGCAGGGAAACCTGTGATCCATGCCCAGAGAATCACTACTGCCCT agTCCAGATGTGAACCCCATTAAGTGTCCCAGCGATGCTTTTTGTCCAGAGGGCAGCTTGTCTCCGGGATACTGCATGGAGACTTTCTTCCGCAAAGAAGGGGACACATGTGAACTGGCACCTGTCACCTTGGCCCTTTTAGTAATTGGAGGAGGGG TGGCTGTACTCTTTATCATTTTAATGGTCCTACGTCGACGGAGAGACACTGACGGAGAACTGACTGTAGCCCGAGCTCCGCTATTACGGAAAGAGCGACCTCAGGGTCGATACTATGGTGTCCCCTGTGATGCAGAACCTGTGTATGCTGGCTGGTAA
- the cfap99 gene encoding cilia- and flagella-associated protein 99, whose translation MASSYGSLAKEAIVLLNKFRAGKQCLDEFMEDASKDLQNMDTVHQKFILDVVSGCIEHTKILDVVVNGFYGQNGRCLSRDDHSQFVIICYLATFSLDDFGLQRLSNIIKSLDIKKMHTFLTFFFTNLTTWIQEEWNSIYDSAYVEKYWVGPLLRWRPEIDILLDKLAVKISHGSQVKKTHIKTTEPQEFSLTKPKPRHLPVPELIPQQEKSKPVPDSTYRAPKEMQMIEEIKQKNLQKTEELLYEANMKQFRCVNPQKSDHTKKAMSQIKEDLDSKLKFNSFHSSGNPSSNKTKSWPIKLNSAAILRQGALYDRQVEEELQRMERLVEGAHEPSSFLQWQKEMRERDLQEKLAKIERRRLEGRISYEEAAMARIRVMERNQKAAHLKKEETAQLMRSYAEKRIQEEKEIRDLVQQVAEGHKNSKVAKERIQKFKQSIVKEVSEQRQELLRQALEEAQAELCRKFEIIREIRAIQSLPHIRVRNFDYTETAGHELLGEMSLVELKERLALLREAQQTEQQEKREHILEEKQNKKQLLLEQLDTIDLHRRALAQAAAIRKEERESRPFFRQAMTHDETVLALQKKLEEKQQERQRMKQTQSKKAKPSELRAADTVRDTRTHNKKSLTDTSWKELELSLERHVQKDAPYVVSQTETLKT comes from the exons ATGGCATCGAGCTATGGATCGCTTGCTAAAGAAGCCATTGTGCTGCTCAATAAGTTCAGAGCTGGCAAACAGTGTTTGGATGAATTCATGGAAGACGCTTCGAAGGATCTGCAG AACATGGATACTGTGCATCAGAAGTTCATACTTGATGTAGTTTCTGGATGCATTGAGCACACAAAGATACTGGACGTAGTTGTCAATGGCTTCTATGGCCAGAATGGAAGATGCTTATCTAGAGATGATCACAGCCAGTTTGTCA TTATCTGTTACCTCGCCACATTTTCTCTTGATGACTTTGGTCTTCAGCGCTTAAGTAACATTATCAAATCTCTGGACATCAAGAAGATGCACACA TTCCTGACCTTCTTTTTCACAAACCTCACCACGTGGATACAAGAGGAGTGGAATAGTATCTATGATTCTGCCTATGTGGAGAAATACTGGGTTGGCCCTCTTTTACG GTGGCGCCCTGAGATCGATATTCTCCTGGACAAGCTGGCTGTCAAAATATCTCATGGGAGTCAGGTCAAGAAAACTCACATCAAAACAACTGAGCCTCAGGAGTTCTCTCTTACCAAACCTAAACCTCGACATCTGCCTGTGCCAGAGCTCATTCCTCAGCAGGAAAAATCTAAACCA GTGCCAGATAGCACATACAGGGCTCCAAAGGAGATGCAGATGATCGAGGagatcaaacaaaaaaaccttcaaaaGACTGAG GAACTGCTCTATGAGGCAAATATGAAACAGTTCAGATGTGTTAATCCACAGAAGTCGGACCACACCAAG AAAGCGATGTCTCAGATAAAGGAGGACTTGGATTCAAAACTCAAATTCAATTCCTTTCATTCCTCTGGAAATCCCTCGAGTAATAAG ACGAAAAGCTGGCCCATCAAGCTTAACAGTGCAGCCATCCTGAGGCAGGGGGCGCTGTACGACCGGCaagtggaggaggagctgcaaaG AATGGAGCGTCTGGTGGAAGGGGCACATGAGCCCTCGTCTTTCCTCCAGTGGCAGAAGGAGATGCGTGAGAGGGACCTTCAGGAGAAGCTGGCCAAGATTGAGCGCAGACGCCTGGAGGGACGCATCAGTTATGAGGAGGCAGCTATGGCCCGCATACGCGTAATGGAACGCAACCAGAAGGCTGCTCATCTGAAGAAAGAAGAG ACAGCTCAGCTGATGCGGTCATATGCAGAGAAAAGGAtccaggaagaaaaagaaataagagACTTAGTGCAACAAGTGGCAGAAGGACACAAGAATTCAAAAGTAGCTAAAGAAAGAATTCAGAAATTCAAGCAAAGTATAG TGAAAGAAGTCTCAGAGCAAAGACAGGAGCTCCTTCGTCAAGCATTGGAGGAAGCTCAAGCAGAGCTCTGCAGAAAATTTGAAATCATTCGTGAAATCCGCGCCATCCAATCGCTTCCTCACATTAGAGTGAGGAATTTTGACTACACAGAG ACTGCAGGCCATGAGCTTCTTGGAGAGATGTCCCTGGTGGAGCTGAAGGAGCGTCTGGCCCTGCTGAGGGAGGCGCAGcagacagagcagcaggagaaaCGGGAGCACATCCTGGAGGAGAAGCAAAACaagaagcagctgctgctggagcagcTGGACACCATCGACCTCCACAGGAGAGCGCTGGCACAGGCTGCTGCCATCAG gaaagaggagagggaatCCAGGCCATTTTTTCGGCAGGCTATGACTCATGATGAGACAGTTTTGGCTCTGCAGAAGAAACTTGAAGAGAAACAGCAAGAGCGCCAAAGAATGAAGCAAACTCAAAGCAAGAAGGCCAAACCCTCTGAGCTGAGAGCAGCAGACACTGTTAGAGATACAAGGACACACAACAAA AAAAGCCTGACTGATACAAGCTGGAAGGAATTGGAGCTGAGCTTAGAGCGTCACGTCCAGAAGGACGCTCCTTATGTTGTTTCTCAGACAGAAACACTCAAGACATAA